attatgtatatATTCTAATGTATGAGAAAGTGAGTAATGCACTGTAGATCCAAAACCTGGCTGATGTGAGCGGGACAAGATTTGCCAAACAGAACTGAATCTGGACTTTGTCATCATCGACCTGCTGTAGCTGATGAAGTCAACTCTGATGAGCAGAGTGGAGCCACAACAGAGAGGTGTACTGGTTGAAACCAACTCTGAGACTAACCTGATCTTTACAAGAAGTGCACGGCAGCAGATCattaaaaatcacaaaaaaatccAACACAGCACCTTTAAACCAAGAGGATGAAAATCTTCCTCCGCAGTCTCATTATTATCAGCTAGTTTCACTGTTTCAAGTTTCAAAGTCCTTAAaattgacagtttttttttttttaaatcagctaCTCACAATTTGAAGCCTGGATGACTCACAGCTTCGAAGAGATGTGAAAGTGGAAGTCCAGCGGTCAGCTTAAAACCTTCAAATGTCTCGCTCTTTGTTCAGAAAACTCAGTAGCCCAGATCTTATGCAGCTTTTTATCACCGTCTTTGTCTGAGGGACTCAAATTTAGTTAAATTTATTCAGTATTTTAACACTTTACCAATGACTTGTGTGGAAGAAAAGAATCTAATTCAGTGTTTCTGTGGTCAACAAATCCTTTTTAAGAAAAGAGTGCTGGTCTGCAGTTCAATATATTTTCAGAAAAAGGACAAATCCGTGatttttcacacattttcagTGATTTCAGTGGTGGATTAAAACACTTCTGGTGAAGCTTTGATACAGTGAACTCGTGTGTCTGTGAAACTCAATACTGTAGCTCAATGATGTGTTTTTATGGCTGGTTTGCTCTGTTAATGGGATTTGTTGACCATGGGGAAAACATAAAGactattaaataatagaataatcctTAAAATCCGCAAAGTAACTTCAGTTTGTACTCAAGTGATTCTGTGCTtacaaaaatgtttatacaaagTTCATCTGGGTTAAATAGGGTgagtaactgatgataaatctTAAAGTCCTTACGCCCACTGTCCCTCACTCTTCTGATCGATCACAGATCTTCTAACAAACATTCAGTGTAGTCATTTGAGTGTTGCTGAAGTAGGTTGAAGGAAAGTGACTTCTGAGAGCTTCTGGAGCCGAAGTCTGAATCAACGAGGCATCTTCCGCTCCTCTGAATTCTCTTGATTTTGTCTGTGTCCTCCCGTTGGTATCAAATTTaacagtggagaaaaaaaacaacttcaaaaaccTCCACCAGTTCCTCCCCTCAGAGCTTTGCGAGCACAGCTGAGGTCAGAGGAACTTAAAACCTGCCTCTCTCTGGGTTAATCTCTCAGTCTAACAtacagagagatggagagaaaacaaagttcctgctcctgctttcAATCTTCCCCCTCTCCAAGCATGTCTGTCCATCTTCTCCCTGTCCTGCTGTCTCTGAGTCAGTGTCTTGATCTGTGTTGCACCGTGGAGGCCATCGGGGGGTGCTGTTAGGATGCTTTGCCCAGCTCTATCTTCTTCTGGATGGCACGCGCTGAATGGTAGATGAGCGAGTCTATCAGACCGGCCACTGCATGAATCAGGAGACAGTCAGTACCCATATCCAcatttcatagtttcaggtAAACCACAATTTCAAAAGACATGATCAGATAGAGGGACTGACCTGTAAAAACACCTCCAATAATGGCACAAACACCTGTTAGGAAGTGTGTGAACGatctgagcaaagaaaaagaagttaTTTAGTAAAAAGATTTGCAATGCGAGTACATAACCACCTTAAGCAACAGAAAAGGAAGTAAAATTAGCATCTTCAACAGTCATTTCCTTTAAATGTCCTAAATCTCTTCAGCTTTTTTTCAACACATCTGCTTTGATTCGATGATTCGAACAAACTTGTTATGGGTTTGGGAAACTTTTCAGCAGTGACGTAAAGGATAACAACCTACCTGTGTTTCTCTGTGAATTTAACCATCATTGGTGACAGCTCGTATAAAACAAAGACGCCCGGCAGCCCCTGGTCTCCTATTAACCCATTGGCAACTTTCTCATGCCTGGTTACAGAGAACTGGTTTGTTTTTACCACCTGGAAAAACAAAGTGACCACAAAACAGTCACTTATTTGAGCCGTTTGTAGTCTGACTTCAAAACTGAGAATGGAAGCACTTTAGAAATACACCAAGCAGTTTAAGTAACAATCAAATATAAAGCTTGGTTGTATCCAAACTTAAACACAAAGGAGGGAACAACATTTTGAACTCACCTCTCCGTCGGTTTTCACGTATATCGTAGGAACAATTTTCACAAAATACTGGTACATCATTGACGCTGTGAAGGGGAAAGATTtcctttttaaaattaaaatataattGTGGACAACACCTAAAAGCAAAGCTTCAAAGTGTCAACTCATGTCATTATGATAACTGAAGCTCAGCAGCATCCATATTAGATATAATCAGATTTTTCACTTGAACGTGTGGATTAGATAAATAAAGAGGAAAAGCTTGTTCCTGTAGTCACAAACTTAACCATCAGATGGCGCTGTTTAATTTCTCCATTCTATTTGTCCTCTATAATTTCTTTCCCTTCTTCCTGTATCCGGTTATGGAGGTCTGCTAGAAAGACATTTAAACGCATTTGTGCTTAAAAATAGGAGAAACCTCAAGTTCAGAGGCAAAGCAACAACCTCATTATAATCGCATAAATCAAGGTAAGCGAGGTCTCACGTGGATTATCTTGATTTTGATAAGAAAGCATTTAATTTATCGGTGGAAACGTGTCGTAACGTCTCAAGGCCACGGGTGACGTTAGCATGCTAAGCTAGCACAACAAACGTTACCTTGAATAACGTCAGTGATATTTACAAATGTGATTATGTTGTGTTTTACGTTTGAAATCATCAGAAAAATGCGCTACTATCTGGTTTTTGGTCGAGCGTTATTTGACTTGATAAACGGTAAACGCCAACAACAACgagctagctaacgttagcctaGCTTCCTAATTAAACATCACTGATAACCCGAAACGTTCAGCTTCTCATTGGCTAAACTCAACAAGGCCGCTagatttaaacagatttttttttttaaacatacagTTTCCCAAGTCTTTACCAAACTTTAGGCTATGATCCTTTAAGTATCTTgattctgggaaagtgacggaTTTATTTAGTAAACTCTGAATAGACGCAAAGTTGAGCTTGATGTGAGAGCACTAAACAACCAGCAGCTGCTGGAAAACGTAAGTTTGCTATAAATTGCGTTATGAGACTGACAAGAGGATTAACCTGTTTTGTGCAGACTTACAACGCTTAGTTCAAGCATAAATCAGACTGATTCAGGAAGAAAGGCTCATAAAtaccattttatttttatgttgttttataaAAGGCTATATTTTTTATCAACCCATTTGTCAGGCCCTCGATGAATAATTATAGACACTAACTGCTGATTATCAACATAAATTAGATAACTGTAATAGCATCTTTGTCATGAAAAAGGGTAGACTATGTATAGTTTCTTAGACAATCATTgggttgttttttatttgatttggtcataaaacaaactaaaaatgtTCTGATATCTATATCACAAGAACAGAAATTAGTAGGATCATCTATAATGATCTGACCTGAACAAAAATTGGAAACTCAGTTTGAAACTCTGCTCAACTCTGTCCTTTTGTTAATATTCTTTTTCAGATGCCGGTAGCTGTAGGTCCGTATGGCCAGGCCCAGCCGAGCTGCTTTGACCGGGTCAAAATGGGCTTCATGATGGGGTTTGCAGTAGGAATGGCTGCCGGTGCCATGTTTGGCACCTTCTCCTGTCTCAGGTAAATCTGAACTCTACGTGCACCCAAACTATTGTGCTTCTGTTGAATCTGCAACTGTGTATATAATAAAACTGAGGAGGTGGAATTTTGTCCATACAGCCCAAGACAAGTGGACCAATTATTCAGCCATTGCAGTACAGCAGCCTGATGTATAACACCAACATTACTGACCAAGGATTTTTGGGGATGATTTGATGAATTGTTCAAAGAAATTATTCAGCCTCCAGCTGTTCTGTTTGGCTCGGTGTTGAATAGTTGAGAGCTCTGCTCCCACCAAACTAACCAACCCAACGTTTCACACAAGCTGTAATGTTGTGTCAAATGTCTAAAATGATTTTGTTGATGAATAATTAACATAAATGTTGAACTGGAAATAAGTTATATTAATTGGGATAGTTTAGAATGGGACCTGTTCCTAGACTCATTGTTAAAGTATTGCACAGTTGTATTTTTCCCTTATCTTCAGAGCACATTTGTTATATCTTTACACAAGAGATTTTGTCTCTTGTGTGTTGGGTCAGGTTTTGATTCTGAAACCAAGCTGAGGTAGAACTGTACTTGGTTGTTAAACCTATTACAAAAGGGTGCAATATGCACACCGAAAGAAAGTTTATAACTGAACTGATTGATTTTAACAATCTATTACCACCTGATTCAATGTATTTGGTAAACTATAATTCATAGACTAACTTTAAAGAATAATTCAAAAAGTGGGATGCAAGTATGACATCTTGATGTAGTGAAATCATAAGAGATTAAATCTAGTTTAACTGTGTCTCCAGGATCGGCATGCGTGGCAGGGAGCTAATGGGAGGAGTTGGAAAGACCATGATGCAGAGTGGAGGGACATTTGGTACCTTCATGTCCATCGGTATGGGCATCCGCTGCTGAGGATAACGAACCACCTCCTGCACCCTCACACAACTGTACAGCCATGGTACTTTCCAAAAAACTACAATCACAGCTCGCTGCCCCCTCCCTGCTGTAAAGCTCCCAACCTGCGGTCTAGTTTTGTCAATAAAAGTTCAGATTTATCAAATGGGTTTTAAGTTTTGACGCGTTGTACTTTTTGATGCTGGCACATCCTGCTCAACCTGAACTGGAACATAACGGCCGGTTTTATCTTTTATCAAACGCACACATTTTCTGTGGTGTCTACTTCTACATCAGGTTGAATATCGTTCAAGAACCACCGCAAAACTCTCACGGTTACATTCAATCGTTTTTAGCCGGAAGAAGAGCGAGCTCCTCAAAACTTGGGGTTTCTCTCCCGAAGCAAATTAAAACCAGTAACTTGAATCCAAAACTTCAGCACCAAAACCCAGAAGCTGAATTCAGTGACGTCAGTTGAATCTGCTTATGTATTTCAGTTTAAATTTGTGGTCTTTTGAGACATTTTACTTGTCACCTAAATACTGGATAATGTTGGACTTCTGGTTATTACGCATGAACGATGTAAAATCTAAGTTTTATAGGTAATTGACTATCGGTGGGATGATTTTCACATCCTGCATGGTCATTCTTGAATGACAGTATTTGGAAACTTAAATTAGCTGAGCTGATGGACAAAATATTGGTTTTCCAGCTGTTTCGACATgcttatttatgtatgtatgtattaacTCTGTTACTGACCTTGTGGCGCCGTGACATCAGTCTCATCTAGAGGGTTAACGATGCCGGGATAATCTTTACCAAATGACAGGTGTTTTATCAGATGGGTCATGTTTATCTGCAGAACAGAAGAAATACTAATGAACAGACCTCAGACGAGAAGCGGGTATTAAAAGTGACTTTCTGGTCATCTGAAGACGTGGTTCTTTTATCCTCACTGTTATACGGAGCCGTCTTGTGTTTAATCAAATTGATCATCAATGCATTTTATTATTAATATAATGATATATAAGTAATAACAGTGGATCAAGCGAACGACCCTGTTCAGAATGATCACTTAATGTACTTACGTTGTCCAAGCCAAAGCTCTGCAGGTCATGTACTgccaataaacaaaacaaaacatcattttaacttgttcatagaaaaaaaaaaaaaaactgcaaatatACATTAGTAAAGGAAattcaaaaagaaaatagagctgaaagcgcacagtcacacacatgtTCACAACATCAGAGCTCCTGAAGTCCAGGCGCTAACACTCAGACCTCCCATGTGTTTCACGGAACTTTTAGCTTGAAATCAAAATGTCTGACATTCTTGCTGCTATTGTCAGATTTTTGCAAACACTGTATTTGAGTTTAGTGGGGTTGCAGCTTCTCACTCTGCAGCATTGACTCGACCCAGAAAAACAGTATTAACTATATTTCagtaaaaaataattattttctgCTGTGGAAGTTGGAAACTGGAAGGACTTTCAGCCTTAAAAGTCAGTTTGTATGTGATTGACCTGGATCTTCCAGAGCTTATGCACGGATGAGCAGGTCATGGAGGTCTGGTAAGTTTACATTTTTCTACTGACAAACCCCctcatatttgatttttttttttttccaactttctACTCTTCACTTTACCACTTTGTGTAGTTATTCAGACTTCATAAAGCTGGCTTCATTAATTGCCCCTAAACACTTGTAATacatcgtgtgtgtgtgtcccccaATTACCCTCCATTTTTTGCCTCATCTCATCCAAGACGTTTCCACAACGTACTGTAGATTTCCAATAACAtacggtttgaaaaaaaagaggctgttttggggtaaaaataaaaatgtaatctaCAAAGAAAGATGAACTTACTTTCCACAGCGTGCACTGCAGAAAGAAGAGAGAAGAGTCACAAGAATGGTGCAGCAGACAACAAACCATGAAACGTTAGTATGTGTGATGGTGTCCCTGAGACTGCACAGCTCTGACAAAATgcttaatttgactcaaaaTGACTTAAATTCTACAAAGATATGAAAAATGATACATGAAGACACTGTTTAAGCGGAGTTGAGTTGTTAAGATTACAAGCAAGATATTTACATAACAGCAAAACATCTAATTGAAAGGATTGATTGTAATAACTTCTGACAGAGTAATTGTGCAGACCCGGACAcaaaggggggggagggggggggagggggggggaggggtTTAAACACACTGAGGTCAGTCCTTTGGAACGAGATTAAGGATGAGGCTGATATGTTTCAGCCACAGCCTCATCCGAGTCCTCAAGTGATTCTTATCTCTTGTTTCTGCTACTAACCATTTCACTAATTAGTTGGGTGAATGAACTGACAACCTCATGTCAAAGGTTCAGAGATCTGAGTTTGTTTTCagggaaagaaacaaaaaacaacagctaCTTTCACTGTTTTACTAACCAGCCAGATTTTATCGTTGCGTGATTTTCTGCcaacatttttcacattttagtgGTCAATTAGAGAGACACGGCTCAGTATGCAAACAGCTCTGTGAGACGTTTCTTCTCAAACATACAGTTGGAGAGGATTTTATGAACATTTGAAGGCTGATTACTTTTGATTTCCTGCTCTGATTTTAATGTTGCAAGATGAGGACACATTTAgacaataacaaacaaaaccTTAAACACACAAGGATGTCAGAGCAAAAGTAGTCAAAGGGAGAAAAGGGTTCTTTTTAGAGCTGGACATGCATCATGAGGGGTTTGATGTGTCGGGTAAGTGTGAAAACGTTGTGCTGGACAGAGCTGCTTTATTACAAATCTGAATTTAAGAGATATGAACAGGTGTAGCTTTTAAATATTGATAAACATTACAGCAGCAATTtcaattatctaaaaaaaaaaaacagaagtttaaGCTCTCAAAGGTTTTTTATTTTAGGTTTAAAGTTTCCTCATAGATTGAGTTATGAAAGATTTTAGTGGATAGTTTGGAGTTTTCACAGATTGTTGTGAGTACCTGAGTCACAACAGGTAGATTGGTGCTGTTTCAGGGTTTGGTTCCCGGCTAACAGCCCCATCATAACCTCTTAGACTTTTATAAAGCAGCGCTGCCAGTACACAGTATCTTATCAATCATGAAACCAGACTTAAGTCAAACCCTACTTCACTGTCTAAAAACTGACATGAATGAGAATGGTGTCACATGATATTCATTCCTCTGAAAAGTTTCACATTTAAGCCACTTTTAGTTCCTTTTTTCACCCTTAGAACGGACTCGGAGCACGGTTTTGTTTCATGCCTGCAGATtctatctttattt
The Odontesthes bonariensis isolate fOdoBon6 chromosome 3, fOdoBon6.hap1, whole genome shotgun sequence DNA segment above includes these coding regions:
- the romo1 gene encoding reactive oxygen species modulator 1 yields the protein MPVAVGPYGQAQPSCFDRVKMGFMMGFAVGMAAGAMFGTFSCLRIGMRGRELMGGVGKTMMQSGGTFGTFMSIGMGIRC